The proteins below are encoded in one region of Syngnathus acus chromosome 2, fSynAcu1.2, whole genome shotgun sequence:
- the LOC119119631 gene encoding coagulation factor VII-like: MASTARLSVFVNLLIVLSSPSLASVFLDPDEARSVLVRSKRFNSGWLEELQKGDLKRECLEEKCSYEEAREVFEHQETTDEFWRTYSIPDSCESGPCLNGGTCSVLPTSYNCLCPPPFSGLNCELDDRARPNSCLLENGGCEHFCNEDERGERLNCSCADGYLLHADGQGCIAKDSIACGMTPILQDPNRANQVDPRARIVGGIECPKGECPWQVLLVYKGKGFCGGVIIKPTWILTASHCLEDADAQFLNVVAGEHNTMVEEGTEQIIRVTQILMHESYEKKTADNDIALLRLASPVVYTAYAVPVCLPTKSLAERDLWAISIHTVSGWGRRAENGPTSHLLRRLRVPRIRTQQCIQESGVQLTENMFCAGYLTGQADSCKGDSGGPLVTQYKKTTFLLGIVSWGKGCARPGHYGIYARVSNYLPWIHDGMTTPIQLTNDTQLPLYNRTT, encoded by the exons ATGGCGTCAACAGCGCGCTTGAGCGTCTTCGTAAACTTGCTCATCGTCTTAAGCTCGCCATCATTGGCCTCAG TCTTCCTGGATCCAGATGAAGCACGCAGCGTGTTGGTGCGCAGCAAAAGGTTCAACTCAGGTTGGCTGGAGGAGCTGCAGAAGGGTGATCTGAAGAGGGAGTGTCTGGAGGAGAAGTGCTCATATGAGGAAGCACGTGAGGTCTTTGAGCATCAAGAGACCACG GACGAGTTCTGGAGGACATACAGCA TTCCAGACAGCTGTGAATCGGGTCCTTGCTTGAACGGGGGGACTTGTTCGGTCCTGCCGACGTCTTACAACTGCTTGTGCCCACCTCCCTTCAGTGGTCTCAACTGCGAGCTGG ACGACCGTGCCAGGCCAAACTCATGTCTGCTAGAAAACGGAGGCTGTGAGCATTTCTGTAATGAAGATGAGAGGGGAGAAAGACTCAACTGCTCCTGTGCAGATGGATACTTGCTGCATGCAGATGGTCAGGGCTGCATAGCTAAAG ACTCAATAGCGTGTGGCATGACCCCAATCCTTCAAGATCCAAACAGAGCCAATCAAGTTGACCCTCGCGCTCGGATTGTGGGTGGAATTGAGTGTCCCAAAGGAGAATGTCCCTGGCAG GTGTTGCTGGTTTATAAAGGCAAAGGTTTCTGTGGCGGAGTAATTATTAAACCCACGTGGATCCTCACAGCGTCTCACTGCCTGGAAGATGCCGATGCCCAGTTTCTAAACGTGGTTGCAG GTGAGCACAACACCATGGTGGAGGAGGGAACAGAGCAGATCATCCGAGTGACTCAAATCCTCATGCACGAGAGCTACGAAAAGAAAACGGCCGACAACGACATCGCCCTACTGCGACTGGCCTCTCCCGTGGTTTACACGGCGTACGCCGTGCCGGTCTGCCTGCCCACAAAATCCTTAGCTGAACGCGATCTGTGGGCAATCAGCATTCACACGGTGAGCGGCTGGGGGCGGCGAGCCGAGAACGGGCCCACCTCGCATCTGCTGCGCCGCCTCAGGGTGCCTCGGATACGGACGCAACAGTGTATCCAGGAGAGCGGTGTGCAGCTCACCGAAAACATGTTTTGCGCCGGATACCTTACGGGCCAGGCGGACTCGTGTAAAGGTGACAGCGGCGGGCCTCTGGTGACCCAGTATAAGAAGACCACGTTTCTGCTGGGTATCGTGAGCTGGGGGAAGGgttgtgcccggccgggccacTACGGGATCTACGCTCGCGTCTCCAACTACCTGCCGTGGATACACGACGGCATGACGACGCCAATACAGCTCACGAACGACACGCAACTTCCACTGTACAACCGAACCACTTAA
- the f7l gene encoding coagulation factor VII, protein MATTSRHTKPLFFLGLVLACIPACIGLPEGMFLEKPNASVFLHRTRRANYFWEELKQGNLERECLEEKCSYEEAKEIFALPQQLEVFWRMYTAENHCLSSPCKNGGTCTRKLDTFVCQCTSRFHGSTCDKARVTAHGCRYRNGGCEHFCKEFPDRTYICFCAPGYRLDQDNSTCTPQEAVPCGRPLVHFGPRVVNGEICPKGHCPWQALLTENHQHSCGAIVLSDQWMLTAAHCVWKKPNNILHVVVGEHDLETDEKTEQKRRVSKVLIHRSYNKSSYDSDLAMLKLHRPIKMGLYVVPICLPAKNSSFVRTLAAMRQNIVSGWGRLSLHGSTARLLQRLTLPRVPLQECRLHTKLNVTRNMICAGFQKGGQDACKGDSGGPLVTRYKKTWFLTGVVSWGNGCADNNMYGIYTKVSNYLDWIQNQMSRW, encoded by the exons ATGGCGACAACAAGCAGACACACTAAGCCGCTCTTCTTCTTAGGGTTAGTCTTGGCTTGTATCCCAGCATGCATTGGGCTTCCTGAAG gcatgtttttggagAAACCCAACGCCAGCGTTTTCCTTCATCGAACTCGTCGAGCTAACTATTTCTGGGAGGAGCTGAAACAAGGCAACCTGGAGCGGGAATGTCTCGAGGAGAAATGTTCATATGAAGAAGCAAAGGAGATCTTTGCTCTCCCGCAGCAGCTG GAGGTCTTCTGGAGAATGTACACAG CCGAGAATCACTGCCTGTCATCTCCCTGTAAGAACGGCGGCACTTGCACTCGCAAGCTCGACACTTTTGTCTGCCAATGCACGTCTCGATTTCACGGATCCACTTGTGACAAAG CACGCGTGACCGCCCATGGGTGTCGCTATAGGAATGGGGGGTGTGAACACTTCTGCAAAGAGTTTCCCGACCGgacatacatttgtttttgcgcACCAGGATACCGTTTGGATCAGGACAATAGTACCTGTACTCCACAAG AGGCTGTCCCGTGTGGACGACCGTTGGTCCACTTTGGGCCGAGAGTTGTCAACGGAGAGATTTGTCCCAAAGGACATTGTCCCTGGCAG GCTCTCCTGACTGAGAACCACCAACATTCCTGCGGCGCCATCGTCTTATCCGATCAATGGATGCTGACGGCGGCTCATTGCGTATGGAAGAAACCAAATAACATCTTACACGTGGTTGTGG GCGAGCATGACCTTGAGACAGATGAGAAGACGGAGCAGAAGCGGCGAGTATCTAAAGTCTTGATCCACCGCAGTTATAACAAGTCCAGCTACGACAGCGACCTGGCCATGCTGAAGCTCCACCGTCCCATCAAAATGGGACTTTACGTGGTCCCTATTTGTCTTCCGGCTAAGAACAGCTCGTTCGTCCGCACGCTGGCGGCAATGCGGCAGAACATCGTGTCAGGATGGGGTCGCCTGTCGCTGCACGGATCCACGGCAAGATTGCTCCAGCGCTTGACGCTACCACGGGTCCCGCTGCAAGAGTGTCGCCTGCACACCAAACTTAACGTCACGCGAAACATGATCTGCGCCGGCTTCCAAAAGGGCGGTCAAGATGCATGCAAGGGCGACAGCGGCGGCCCTCTGGTGACACGCTACAAGAAAACTTGGTTTTTGACCGGTGTGGTGAGCTGGGGGAACGGCTGCGCTGACAACAACATGTACGGCATTTATACCAAAGTCAGCAACTACCTGGACTGGATCCAAAATCAAATGAGCAGATGGTAA
- the naa10 gene encoding N-alpha-acetyltransferase 10 isoform X1 yields MNIRNARPEDLMNMQHCNLLCLPENYQMKYYFYHGLSWPQLSYIAEDENGKIVGYVLAKMEEDPDDVPHGHITSLAVKRSHRRLGLAQKLMDQASRAMIENFNAKYVSLHVRKSNRAALHLYSNTLKFQISEVEPKYYADGEDAYAMKRDLAHMADELRKPGPRVPAQEAPSGSGDPERENERDSGGESKELSEVSEATESTDVKDSSSDSQ; encoded by the exons ATGAATATACGAAACGCCAGG CCGGAGGACCTTATGAACATGCAGCACTGTAACCTTCTGTGTCTGCCAGAAAACTACCAAATGAAATACTACTTTTACCATGGATTGTCCTGGCCCCAG ttaTCATACATCGCCGAggatgaaaatggaaaaattgtGGGTTACGTGCTGGCAAAGAT ggaggAAGATCCGGATGATGTGCCTCATGGACACATCACATCGCTG GCGGTGAAGCGCTCCCATCGACGTCTAGGTCTGGCTCAGAAGCTGATGGACCAGGCCAGTCGCGCCATGATTGAGAACTTCAACGCCAAATACGTCTCGCTTCACGTACGCAAAAG CAACCGAGCGGCCCTACATCTCTACTCAAACACACTCAAGTTCCA GATCAGTGAAGTAGAACCCAAGTACTACGCAGATGGGGAGGACGCCTACGCCATGAAGAGGGACCTGGCCCATATGGCAGATGAG CTGAGAAAGCCTGGTCCCCGTGTGCCGGCTCAGGAGGCGCCTTCCGGTTCCGGTGACCCAGAGAGAGAAAACGAAAGAGACAGCGGCGGCGAGAGCAAAGAGCTGAGCGAAGTCAGCGAGGCCACCGAGAGCACGGATGTCAAAGATTCCTCCTCGGATTCGCAATGA
- the ssr4 gene encoding translocon-associated protein subunit delta, with product MIRIAAAFLALLVAACSGETCTEPAITPSAYTTSDAVIAAESVFIVELSLVCANGAQSITLYADVNGRQFPVTRGQDVGKYQVSWSLPHKQASSGTYQVKFFDEESYSALRKAQRNNEDVNAIQPLFLVNVDHRGVWSGPWVSTEVVAALVGILLYYVAFSSKNTIQA from the exons ATGATCCGGATAGCAGCTGCATTCCTCGCCCTGTTGGTGGCTGCATGCTCGG GAGAGACCTGCACGGAGCCGGCCATCACCCCGTCGGCCTACACCACCTCGGACGCTGTCATCGCCGCAGAGTCGGTGTTCATCGTGGAGCTCAGCCTGGTTTGTGCCAACGGAGCACAG AGCATCACTTTGTATGCTGATGTGAATGGAAGACAGTTTCCTGTGACCAGAGGCCAGGATGTTGGCAAGTACCAG GTGTCATGGAGTCTTCCTCACAAGCAGGCCAGCTCAGGAACTTACCAGGTCAAGTTCTTTGACGAGGAGTCCTACAGCGCACTGCGCAAG gCCCAGAGAAACAATGAAGATGTGAACGCCATCCAGCCTCTATTCTTGGTCAACGTGGACCACAGG GGCGTGTGGAGTGGCCCGTGGGTTTCCACCGAGGTGGTGGCAGCCCTGGTGGGAATCCTACTCTACTATGTGGCCTTCAGTTCCAAGAACACCATCCAAGCGTAA
- the LOC119119632 gene encoding LOW QUALITY PROTEIN: coagulation factor VII-like (The sequence of the model RefSeq protein was modified relative to this genomic sequence to represent the inferred CDS: inserted 1 base in 1 codon): protein MLARICYLLILLFDIAAAGVFVEKQAADAVLSRWRRANTGFLEELKQGNLERECVEEICDYEEAREVFEDETLTRQFWDTYAGRDPCKVNPCFNKGVCVNTETGFRCQCAEGFEGRFCQMVFEDSLKCIYHNGQCQHFCDGSGKRRKCSCADGYMLGEDERQCIAQVEFPCGQLAPNNQSMMDQTRLVGSNHGTKGELPWQVLIQLNGASHCGGVLIRPDRVLTAAHCVSNIKPDKLIVVAGEHNLDADDGTEQRIPVSTVIVHENYEPATGDSDIALLHLSRNVSLNSNVITICLPTKELAERELLLLRYHTVSGWGKRTIGGKXTKASCPRGVPISPILRKMSVPIIQNSRCSESSRFNFTDNMLCAGYLAGDQESCRGDDGSPMTTLYGTTHFLSGVVGWGKGCTIRGYFGVYTNVAKFVDWVESGNTMAPDMLQQKPSKTE, encoded by the exons ATGTTGGCGAGAATCTGCTATTTGTTGATTCTGCTGTTTGACATCGCTGCAGCTGGAG TGTTTGTGGAGAAGCAGGCGGCGGACGCGGTGCTGAGCCGATGGCGACGAGCAAACACTGGATTcttggaggaactcaagcaGGGCAACCTGGAAAGGGAATGCGTCGAGGAGATCTGCGACTACGAGGAGGCCAGAGAAGTGTTTGAGGACGAAACCCTGACG AGGCAATTCTGGGATACATATGCCG GTCGGGACCCCTGCAAAGTCAACCCGTGTTTTAACAAAGGCGTGTGCGTCAACACTGAGACGGGCTTCCGGTGTCAATGTGCCGAAGGCTTTGAAGGACGCTTCTGTCAGATGG TGTTTGAAGACTCGCTCAAGTGTATCTACCACAACGGCCAATGTCAGCACTTTTGCGACGGCTCGGGGAAACGCCGCAAATGTTCCTGCGCTGATGGCTACATGCTGGGCGAAGATGAACGACAGTGCATTGCTCAGG TGGAGTTTCCGTGTGGTCAGCTGGCTCCAAACAATCAGAGCATGATGGATCAGACGAGGCTTGTCGGATCCAATCATGGTACCAAAGGAGAGTTACCCTGGCAG GTTCTGATTCAATTGAACGGAGCCAGTCACTGTGGAGGCGTTCTGATCCGTCCCGACAGAGTCCTTACCGCTGCTCACTGTGTCTCCAACATCAAGCCTGACAAACTTATTGTGGTGGCAG GGGAACACAACCTGGACGCTGACGACGGCACGGAACAAAGAATCCCCGTTTCGACGGTGATCGTTCATGAGAATTACGAACCAGCGACGGGAGACAGCGACATCGCACTCCTGCATCTGAGTAGAAACGTGTCGCTAAATAGCAACGTGATAACCATCTGCCTGCCCACCAAAGAATTGGCAGAGCGTGAGCTACTGCTGCTACGCTACCACACCGTGTCCGGTTGGGGCAAGAGGACCATTGGAGGGA CAACCAAGGCATCGTGTCCGCGGGGGGTTCCCATTTCGCCCATCCTCCGCAAGATGTCTGTACCCATCATCCAGAATTCCCGGTGCTCCGAGAGTTCCCGGTTCAACTTCACCGACAACATGCTCTGCGCCGGCTACCTGGCGGGTGACCAGGAGAGCTGCCGTGGAGATGACGGGAGCCCCATGACCACTCTCTATGGCACCACCCACTTCCTTTCAGGTGTGGTGGGATGGGGGAAAGGCTGCACCATCCGGGGTTACTTTGGTGTTTACACTAATGTGGCCAAGTTTGTTGACTGGGTGGAGTCTGGGAACACAATGGCACCTGACATGCTGCAACAGAAGCCGTCTAAGACGGAATGA
- the setdb2 gene encoding histone-lysine N-methyltransferase SETDB2 isoform X2 yields the protein MEDSFDHRDADRAKAFWDKENVDQVFSIIFKKLDHLKEVLRANTATDKERVQALKLFDCLEWTVLSPLGNSPVVQLVVGPDKEHERRSSTPTSPPSAFEDQLPPLLPIQPPYKLHVCSKMCLPSLQGTLRAKLPYWTQNPLKVPLLCGFKRMVARPLMSSNEDGPIDDHWKDEEEDESHWDVIYKAPCGHSLRNYADVIRFLLASKSSDVFQLDNFSFNMAVQLDPPIVLGSHPPEIDLSRGAEPTPVELCVAADDSRPPEFRYRKERWPHGCFLTRRPVFDACCDCTDGCLDEQRCDCIAMTGSGNHYNYQRLSHPVPSGLFECGPWCSCDRARCQNRVIQRGIRVRLQVFWTERCGWGVRCCDDLDVGTFVCIYAGVILQRVQRPIEPPPLKLSRMDLPSDDEVELVTEWLAPPVLEANDLLENADPSTSPPLHVAVIQRPAEANANQSKDKAKKALTSPNNADGHGSKRRLKMAGKSEDVYLLDARKEGNVSRFLNHSCQPNLFIQNVFTDSHDPNFPIVAFFTNRMVKAGTELTWNYSSDAYTMSLGRQHEVACVCGADGCLGQFLEENLCKTCELGVSDTMEET from the exons ATGGAAGATTCCTTCGACCATCGAGACGCTG ATCGAGCCAAAGCTTTTTGGGACAAAGAGAACGTGGATCAGGTGTTTAGTATAATATTCAAGAAGCTGGATCACCTGAAGGAAGTCCTGAGAGCCAACACGGCAACCGACAAAG AACGGGTTCAAGCTTTGAAGCTATTCGACTGTCTTGAGTGGACGGTTCTGTCTCCGCTGGGCAACTCTCCGGTGGTTCAGTTGGTCGTTGGTCCAG ATAAAGAGCATGAGCGCCGCAGCTCCACACCCACATCTCCTCCATCTGCCTTCGAAGATCAACTGCCTCCTCTGCTGCCCATTCAGCCTCCCTACAAGCTGCACGTGTGCAGCAAG ATGTGCCTGCCTTCTTTACAAGGCACACTTCGGGCCAAACTGCCATATTGGACTCAGAACCCGCTCAAGGTACCGCTGCTGTGCGGGTTCAAGAGGATGGTGGCCAGGCCACTGATGTCATCCAATGAGGACGGGCCCATCGACGATCATTGgaaagatgaggaggaagatgaaagcCACTGGGACGTTATTTACAAAGCCCCCTGTGGACACAGCCTCCGTAACTATGCCGACGTGATACGCTTCCTGTTGGCCAGTAAAAGCTCTGATGTATTCCAG ctgGACAATTTCTCCTTCAACATGGCGGTGCAGTTGGACCCTCCCATAGTCCTTGGCAGCCATCCCCCAGAGATAGACCTGAGTCGCGGGGCCGAGCCGACCCCAGTGGAGCTTTGCGTGGCCGCCGATGACTCCCGGCCCCCTGAATTCCGCTACAGGAAGGAGCGCTGGCCGCATGGCTGCTTCCTGACCCGACGTCCCGTATTTGACGCGTGTTGCGACTGTACAGATGGATGCTTGGACGAACAACGCTGCGACTGCATCGCCATGACGGGATCAGGAAACCACTACAACTATCAGAGACTCTCCCACCCTGTGCCGTCCGG GTTGTTTGAGTGCGGGCCGTGGTGCAGCTGCGACCGGGCTCGTTGTCAGAATCGAGTCATCCAGAGAGGAATCCGAGTCCGTCTTCAAGTCTTCTGGACGGAGCGTTGTGGCTGGGGTGTGCGCTGCTGTGACGACTTGGACGTGGGCACGTTTGTGTGCATCTATGCAG GCGTGATCCTGCAGAGAGTCCAGCGACCCATTGAGCCTCCGCCACTGAAGCTGAGCAGAATGGACCTGCCGTCCGATGACGAGGTGGAGTTGGTCACCGAGTGGCTGGCACCCCCAGTACTGGAGGCAAACGACTTGCTGGAAAACGCCGACCCCTCGACTTCGCCGCCGCTGCACGTCGCAGTCATCCAGAGACCCGCCGAGGCCAACGCAAATCAGAGCAAAGACAAGGCGAAGAAAGCTTTGACGTCACCAAACAACGCCGATGGGCACGGCAGCAAAAGGAGATTGAAGATGGCGGGAAAGTCGGAGGACGTTTATTTGCTGGATGCCAGAAAGGAAGGAAACGTGAGCCGCTTCCTCAAC CATAGTTGCCAGCCCAATCTTTTTATTCAGAACGTCTTCACTGACTCACATGACCCCAACTTCCCCATCGTCGCCTTCTTCACCAACAG GATGGTGAAGGCAGGCACCGAACTGACGTGGAATTATTCTTCCGACGCATACACGATGTCGCTGGGTCGACAACATGAAGTGGCGTGCGTGTGCGGCGCTGACGGCTGCCTGGGCCAATTCCTGGAGGAGAACCTTTGTAAAACATGTGAGCTTGGAGTTTCGGACACTATGGAGGAGACGTGA
- the LOC119119635 gene encoding uncharacterized protein LOC119119635 has product MTALRRSVSEALWAMCAADAMSMPVHWYYNIRDIRRDFGGWISGFNSPRVKHPSSILSLSNTAGSGRTSWSSAANREEVVGNVILHDKLRFWKASSGSIHYHQGLKAGNNTLNVLCALRAAHTLASGEFTDISHPDARAAVLADYVHFLTTRGTHCDTYAESYHRSFFSEWQDSRPTSSQEVLLFAEERSKKKLKSPPDSQLDAIGCLPMSLPFVLLSASANEEQAVRAAADFVKLSHPHPSVPEYVSIYSRALHAVLGGAGVRQQAELALRTLGVWDACEKFSRQAARFPEASEERLQVHQNAVSSLGLACYTKGALSSMFYLAHQFHDDPAAGILANTNCGGENCNRGAALGALLGAGGAYTNSTIPQDWKDQLRDAQDYIPDILKCLKY; this is encoded by the exons ATGACTGCGCTGCGGAGGTCTGTGAGTGAGGCATTATGGGCAATGTGTGCTGCCGACGCCATGTCCATGCCCGTCCACTGGTATTACAACATCCGTGACATCAGAAGGGATTTTGGAGGATGGATATCTGGCTTTAATTCTCCCAGAGTTAAACATCCAAGCAGCATCCTCAGCCTATCCAATACCG CTGGTAGCGGGCGCACTTCCTGGTCGTCTGCAGCCAACCGAGAGGAGGTGGTTGGTAACGTCATCCTTCATGACAAACTGCGTTTTTGGAAAGCGTCCAGTGGTTCCATCCACTATCACCAAG GTTTGAAGGCAGGCAACAACACGCTAAATGTCCTGTGCGCCCTGCGAGCCGCTCACACGCTGGCCAGCGGTGAATTTACCGACATCTCGCATCCGGACGCTCGAGCCGCCGTCCTAGCGGACTACGTTCACTTCTTGACCACACGCGGCACGCACTGCGACACCTACGCCGAGTCCTACCACCGGTCCTTCTTTTCTGAATGGCAGGACAGCAGACCGACTTCCAGCCAGGAG GTTCTATTGTTCGCGGAGGAGCGCTCCAAGAAGAAGCTAAAATCACCCCCGGACAGCCAGTTGGATGCAATCGGTTGCCTCCCCATGAGCCTTCCCTTCGTTCTGTTGTCGGCCTCGGCCAATGAGGAGCAAGCT GTCCGTGCTGCAGCGGATTTTGTGAAGCTCTCCCACCCCCACCCATCCGTGCCCGAGTACGTATCTATCTACAGCAGAGCACTTCACGCCGTGCTGGGGGGTGCCGGTGTCCGCCAACAGGCCGAGCTCGCCCTCAGGACGCTGGGTGTGTGGGACGCCTGCGAGAAGTTCAGTCGGCAAGCTGCTAG ATTTCCAGAAGCATCTGAAGAACGACTGCAGGTCCATCAAAATGCCGTCAGTAGCCTTGGCCTGGCGTGCTACACAAAAG GAGCTCTTTCCAGCATGTTTTACCTTGCCCACCAGTTTCATGATGACCCTGCAGCAGGAATCTTGGCCAATACTAACTGTGGAg GAGAGAACTGTAACCGAGGAGCTGCACTGGGGGCCCTGCTCGGAGCGGGAGGAGCCTACACCAATTCCACCATCCCGCAGGACTGGAAGGACCAGTTAAGGGATGCTCAGGATTATATCCCAGACATCCTTAAATGTCTGAAGTACTGA
- the setdb2 gene encoding histone-lysine N-methyltransferase SETDB2 isoform X1, whose protein sequence is MPHSQTSAAQSSTTNRAKAFWDKENVDQVFSIIFKKLDHLKEVLRANTATDKERVQALKLFDCLEWTVLSPLGNSPVVQLVVGPDKEHERRSSTPTSPPSAFEDQLPPLLPIQPPYKLHVCSKMCLPSLQGTLRAKLPYWTQNPLKVPLLCGFKRMVARPLMSSNEDGPIDDHWKDEEEDESHWDVIYKAPCGHSLRNYADVIRFLLASKSSDVFQLDNFSFNMAVQLDPPIVLGSHPPEIDLSRGAEPTPVELCVAADDSRPPEFRYRKERWPHGCFLTRRPVFDACCDCTDGCLDEQRCDCIAMTGSGNHYNYQRLSHPVPSGLFECGPWCSCDRARCQNRVIQRGIRVRLQVFWTERCGWGVRCCDDLDVGTFVCIYAGVILQRVQRPIEPPPLKLSRMDLPSDDEVELVTEWLAPPVLEANDLLENADPSTSPPLHVAVIQRPAEANANQSKDKAKKALTSPNNADGHGSKRRLKMAGKSEDVYLLDARKEGNVSRFLNHSCQPNLFIQNVFTDSHDPNFPIVAFFTNRMVKAGTELTWNYSSDAYTMSLGRQHEVACVCGADGCLGQFLEENLCKTCELGVSDTMEET, encoded by the exons ATGCCTCACTCACAGACCTCCGCAGCGCAGTCATCTACCACAA ATCGAGCCAAAGCTTTTTGGGACAAAGAGAACGTGGATCAGGTGTTTAGTATAATATTCAAGAAGCTGGATCACCTGAAGGAAGTCCTGAGAGCCAACACGGCAACCGACAAAG AACGGGTTCAAGCTTTGAAGCTATTCGACTGTCTTGAGTGGACGGTTCTGTCTCCGCTGGGCAACTCTCCGGTGGTTCAGTTGGTCGTTGGTCCAG ATAAAGAGCATGAGCGCCGCAGCTCCACACCCACATCTCCTCCATCTGCCTTCGAAGATCAACTGCCTCCTCTGCTGCCCATTCAGCCTCCCTACAAGCTGCACGTGTGCAGCAAG ATGTGCCTGCCTTCTTTACAAGGCACACTTCGGGCCAAACTGCCATATTGGACTCAGAACCCGCTCAAGGTACCGCTGCTGTGCGGGTTCAAGAGGATGGTGGCCAGGCCACTGATGTCATCCAATGAGGACGGGCCCATCGACGATCATTGgaaagatgaggaggaagatgaaagcCACTGGGACGTTATTTACAAAGCCCCCTGTGGACACAGCCTCCGTAACTATGCCGACGTGATACGCTTCCTGTTGGCCAGTAAAAGCTCTGATGTATTCCAG ctgGACAATTTCTCCTTCAACATGGCGGTGCAGTTGGACCCTCCCATAGTCCTTGGCAGCCATCCCCCAGAGATAGACCTGAGTCGCGGGGCCGAGCCGACCCCAGTGGAGCTTTGCGTGGCCGCCGATGACTCCCGGCCCCCTGAATTCCGCTACAGGAAGGAGCGCTGGCCGCATGGCTGCTTCCTGACCCGACGTCCCGTATTTGACGCGTGTTGCGACTGTACAGATGGATGCTTGGACGAACAACGCTGCGACTGCATCGCCATGACGGGATCAGGAAACCACTACAACTATCAGAGACTCTCCCACCCTGTGCCGTCCGG GTTGTTTGAGTGCGGGCCGTGGTGCAGCTGCGACCGGGCTCGTTGTCAGAATCGAGTCATCCAGAGAGGAATCCGAGTCCGTCTTCAAGTCTTCTGGACGGAGCGTTGTGGCTGGGGTGTGCGCTGCTGTGACGACTTGGACGTGGGCACGTTTGTGTGCATCTATGCAG GCGTGATCCTGCAGAGAGTCCAGCGACCCATTGAGCCTCCGCCACTGAAGCTGAGCAGAATGGACCTGCCGTCCGATGACGAGGTGGAGTTGGTCACCGAGTGGCTGGCACCCCCAGTACTGGAGGCAAACGACTTGCTGGAAAACGCCGACCCCTCGACTTCGCCGCCGCTGCACGTCGCAGTCATCCAGAGACCCGCCGAGGCCAACGCAAATCAGAGCAAAGACAAGGCGAAGAAAGCTTTGACGTCACCAAACAACGCCGATGGGCACGGCAGCAAAAGGAGATTGAAGATGGCGGGAAAGTCGGAGGACGTTTATTTGCTGGATGCCAGAAAGGAAGGAAACGTGAGCCGCTTCCTCAAC CATAGTTGCCAGCCCAATCTTTTTATTCAGAACGTCTTCACTGACTCACATGACCCCAACTTCCCCATCGTCGCCTTCTTCACCAACAG GATGGTGAAGGCAGGCACCGAACTGACGTGGAATTATTCTTCCGACGCATACACGATGTCGCTGGGTCGACAACATGAAGTGGCGTGCGTGTGCGGCGCTGACGGCTGCCTGGGCCAATTCCTGGAGGAGAACCTTTGTAAAACATGTGAGCTTGGAGTTTCGGACACTATGGAGGAGACGTGA
- the naa10 gene encoding N-alpha-acetyltransferase 10 isoform X2 has translation MNIRNARPEDLMNMQHCNLLCLPENYQMKYYFYHGLSWPQLSYIAEDENGKIVGYVLAKMEEDPDDVPHGHITSLAVKRSHRRLGLAQKLMDQASRAMIENFNAKYVSLHVRKSNRAALHLYSNTLKFQISEVEPKYYADGEDAYAMKRDLAHMADEEAPSGSGDPERENERDSGGESKELSEVSEATESTDVKDSSSDSQ, from the exons ATGAATATACGAAACGCCAGG CCGGAGGACCTTATGAACATGCAGCACTGTAACCTTCTGTGTCTGCCAGAAAACTACCAAATGAAATACTACTTTTACCATGGATTGTCCTGGCCCCAG ttaTCATACATCGCCGAggatgaaaatggaaaaattgtGGGTTACGTGCTGGCAAAGAT ggaggAAGATCCGGATGATGTGCCTCATGGACACATCACATCGCTG GCGGTGAAGCGCTCCCATCGACGTCTAGGTCTGGCTCAGAAGCTGATGGACCAGGCCAGTCGCGCCATGATTGAGAACTTCAACGCCAAATACGTCTCGCTTCACGTACGCAAAAG CAACCGAGCGGCCCTACATCTCTACTCAAACACACTCAAGTTCCA GATCAGTGAAGTAGAACCCAAGTACTACGCAGATGGGGAGGACGCCTACGCCATGAAGAGGGACCTGGCCCATATGGCAGATGAG GAGGCGCCTTCCGGTTCCGGTGACCCAGAGAGAGAAAACGAAAGAGACAGCGGCGGCGAGAGCAAAGAGCTGAGCGAAGTCAGCGAGGCCACCGAGAGCACGGATGTCAAAGATTCCTCCTCGGATTCGCAATGA